In a genomic window of Sutcliffiella sp. FSL R7-0096:
- a CDS encoding PTS sugar transporter subunit IIA: MTLPILAKENILLNESAGTKEEAIKKTGQLLVDRGYVEAAYIEKMLEREELTSTYMGNFVAIPHGTEDAKKAVKESGIAILQVPAGVEFGAGNEVKLLIGIAGKGDEHLEILSQIAIVCSEEENVQQIVKATSAEEILELFEGVQ; the protein is encoded by the coding sequence ATGACTTTACCAATCTTAGCAAAAGAAAACATCCTATTAAACGAATCTGCAGGCACAAAAGAGGAAGCAATTAAAAAAACAGGGCAACTATTAGTAGACCGCGGGTATGTAGAAGCAGCATATATTGAAAAGATGTTGGAACGTGAAGAATTAACTTCTACTTACATGGGTAACTTTGTTGCGATCCCACATGGTACAGAGGATGCAAAAAAAGCAGTGAAAGAATCCGGGATCGCTATTTTACAAGTTCCGGCTGGTGTGGAATTTGGTGCAGGTAATGAAGTGAAATTATTGATCGGTATTGCAGGAAAAGGCGATGAGCACCTGGAGATTCTTTCGCAAATTGCGATTGTCTGCTCCGAAGAAGAAAATGTTCAACAGATTGTGAAGGCAACATCTGCTGAAGAGATCCTTGAATTATTTGAAGGGGTTCAATAA
- a CDS encoding mannitol-1-phosphate 5-dehydrogenase, which produces MKALHYGAGNIGRGFIGALLYQAGYKTTFVDVNSEIVDLINEKKEYRVVLADKTQQELVVRNVSAINSMKDSGGLEKAIVDADIITTAVGPSILPIIAKSLVSGLRNRLETNKAPLNIIACENLIGGSSLLKQHVYEGLAPDEIVLFDELFAFPDAAVDRIVPNQTNADKLMVTVEPYYEWVVDESALVGETPAIGGITFVHDLTPYIERKLFTVNTGHATVAYLGYQKGCKTIDEALTNEGVRKVAESALKETGMVLVGKYGFDKKEHEAYIGKILSRFENSYITDDVTRVGRAPLRKLGGNDRLVGPAKQYLELFGHPPANLIKAIAAAITYDMPTDDEAQKIQQLIHEKGLQEAITEITGLEADNPITEQIVKEVGV; this is translated from the coding sequence ATGAAGGCACTTCATTATGGTGCAGGCAATATCGGCAGAGGCTTTATTGGAGCTTTGCTTTATCAGGCAGGCTATAAGACCACTTTTGTGGATGTAAACAGTGAAATAGTGGATTTGATTAATGAAAAAAAAGAGTATCGAGTGGTACTGGCGGATAAAACGCAGCAGGAGTTGGTTGTACGTAATGTGTCGGCCATCAATAGTATGAAAGATAGTGGCGGGTTGGAAAAGGCGATTGTGGATGCGGATATCATTACTACTGCAGTCGGCCCCTCCATCCTCCCGATCATCGCGAAATCGCTTGTAAGTGGTTTGCGTAACCGTCTGGAAACCAACAAGGCCCCATTAAACATCATAGCCTGTGAAAACCTTATCGGTGGAAGTTCCTTGTTGAAACAGCATGTATATGAAGGGCTGGCACCAGATGAAATCGTGTTATTCGATGAGCTGTTCGCGTTTCCGGATGCTGCTGTCGACAGGATCGTGCCAAATCAGACGAATGCTGATAAGTTGATGGTCACTGTGGAACCGTATTATGAGTGGGTGGTGGATGAGTCTGCACTTGTTGGGGAAACACCAGCCATTGGAGGGATCACGTTTGTCCATGATTTGACCCCGTATATTGAACGTAAGTTGTTCACGGTGAATACAGGCCATGCCACAGTTGCCTATTTAGGTTATCAAAAAGGCTGCAAAACAATAGACGAAGCACTGACAAATGAGGGGGTTCGTAAGGTAGCGGAGTCCGCTTTAAAGGAAACAGGAATGGTCCTTGTCGGGAAATATGGATTCGATAAGAAGGAGCATGAGGCATACATCGGCAAGATCCTTTCCCGATTTGAAAACTCCTATATCACGGATGATGTCACAAGGGTAGGACGTGCTCCGCTCAGAAAGCTCGGTGGGAACGACCGCCTAGTTGGACCGGCAAAACAATACCTCGAGCTATTCGGTCATCCTCCAGCTAACCTGATAAAGGCGATCGCAGCCGCCATCACTTACGATATGCCAACTGATGACGAAGCCCAGAAGATTCAACAACTAATCCACGAAAAAGGATTGCAGGAGGCCATCACGGAAATAACCGGACTTGAAGCTGACAATCCTATTACCGAGCAAATCGTGAAGGAAGTAGGGGTCTGA
- a CDS encoding sterol desaturase family protein produces MKGYYREFFLFPDISVLVVLILGSIGALLWNGITWGGLGIFALGMLVFMFSEYLTHRFVFHLKPPKSPFLLKMLKRLHYDHHTHPNDLHLLFLPLWYSLPNLSVLAIIFYMIAGSWWHTLAFASGLMAMLFLYEWKHYIAHRPIKPRTKFGKWVKKTHILHHFKNENFWYGVSTPFVDVLFGTLKNEKEVETSKTAKDLENRV; encoded by the coding sequence ATGAAGGGATATTACAGGGAATTCTTTTTATTTCCAGATATCAGTGTGTTGGTAGTGCTGATTTTGGGGAGTATTGGTGCGCTGTTGTGGAATGGGATTACGTGGGGGGGACTTGGGATATTCGCTTTGGGTATGTTGGTTTTCATGTTTAGTGAATACCTGACCCACCGCTTTGTCTTTCATCTGAAGCCGCCGAAAAGTCCTTTTCTATTAAAAATGCTAAAACGATTGCATTATGATCATCATACCCATCCTAATGATCTGCATTTATTATTTTTACCATTGTGGTACAGTCTCCCCAATTTATCTGTGTTGGCCATTATCTTCTATATGATTGCGGGTAGTTGGTGGCACACGCTAGCTTTTGCGAGTGGATTGATGGCGATGCTTTTCCTCTACGAGTGGAAGCATTACATTGCGCATCGTCCAATCAAGCCCCGAACGAAATTTGGTAAATGGGTTAAGAAAACACATATCCTCCATCATTTTAAGAATGAAAACTTCTGGTATGGAGTGTCCACGCCTTTTGTCGATGTGCTGTTTGGGACATTGAAAAATGAGAAGGAAGTGGAAACGAGCAAGACAGCGAAGGATTTGGAGAATAGAGTGTGA
- a CDS encoding carbohydrate-binding protein: MYSNQNFGQYPYAYRHTPTDERLVFFYPRPRPRPYYPYYYPYYPAPAPYFYPYYYPRPRPYPYYRTDETEMRASWREWEDLGSPLLGMKGAPAVASWSTNRLDTFVRGEDNRMWQKFWNGRRWSRWNDLGAPRGGLRSSPAAVSWGPNRIDTFARGANDGMWHKWWDGQRWSQWEDLGSPRGGFKGTPSVSSWSANRLDCFVQGMDNNMWHKWWDGARWSQWENLGSPRGGLTGSPGAVSWGPNRIDCFVRGMNERMWHKWWDGRSWSRWEDLGTPRGGFEGAPAAASWAPNRIDVFVKGDDNRLWQKYWNGQRWSQWGNLGAPRGGVQSHPAAVSWGPNRLDTFVRGNNKKMWHKWYE; the protein is encoded by the coding sequence ATGTATTCAAACCAGAACTTTGGGCAGTATCCATATGCATATCGGCATACACCAACAGATGAGCGGCTGGTTTTTTTCTATCCAAGACCGAGACCACGGCCATATTATCCTTATTATTATCCATACTACCCAGCTCCCGCGCCATATTTCTATCCATACTATTATCCTCGACCACGTCCATACCCGTATTATCGCACTGATGAAACTGAGATGAGGGCAAGTTGGCGGGAGTGGGAGGATCTTGGGTCGCCTTTACTTGGGATGAAAGGTGCACCGGCAGTTGCATCCTGGTCTACGAACCGCCTCGATACCTTCGTGCGCGGGGAAGACAACCGGATGTGGCAGAAGTTTTGGAATGGCAGAAGGTGGAGTCGTTGGAATGATCTTGGTGCGCCGCGGGGCGGTTTGAGAAGTTCACCGGCGGCAGTATCATGGGGACCGAACCGGATCGATACATTTGCCCGGGGCGCCAATGATGGCATGTGGCATAAGTGGTGGGATGGACAGCGCTGGAGTCAGTGGGAAGATCTTGGTTCCCCGCGCGGCGGTTTCAAAGGTACACCATCCGTCTCTTCCTGGTCTGCCAATCGTTTAGACTGCTTTGTACAAGGCATGGACAATAATATGTGGCATAAGTGGTGGGACGGTGCACGTTGGAGTCAATGGGAGAATCTTGGATCCCCACGGGGAGGACTTACTGGATCACCTGGTGCGGTATCATGGGGACCAAATAGAATTGACTGCTTTGTGCGCGGCATGAACGAGCGCATGTGGCATAAATGGTGGGACGGAAGAAGCTGGAGTCGCTGGGAGGACCTTGGCACACCAAGAGGCGGATTTGAAGGAGCGCCAGCTGCAGCCTCGTGGGCACCAAACCGGATTGATGTCTTTGTAAAAGGGGACGACAACCGCTTGTGGCAAAAATATTGGAATGGTCAACGCTGGAGCCAATGGGGCAACCTTGGTGCACCGAGAGGCGGCGTGCAATCCCATCCAGCTGCCGTTTCATGGGGACCAAACCGCTTGGATACGTTTGTAAGAGGAAACAATAAGAAAATGTGGCATAAGTGGTACGAATAA
- a CDS encoding GntR family transcriptional regulator, whose translation MRATDKVEKQFIRKVLQGYYSPGSQIPSERELAAEFEVGRPVIREVLQRLERDGWLTIRHNQRATVNDYWKEGNLMTIVHILNEEDAIPNAFINHLLELRKDLSPSYVKGAVSHKPLEVISLIKESEIVPDDPQAFAEYDWYLQRGLAAAAPNPIYLLILNSFQHLYIKMAAYYFAESVYRDASRTYYEKLMEAALEKDGEKAKQVVQEMMEQSIQMWKEQTAIK comes from the coding sequence ATGCGGGCAACAGATAAAGTCGAAAAACAATTTATTCGAAAAGTCCTTCAAGGTTATTATTCACCAGGATCCCAAATTCCGTCAGAACGCGAATTGGCCGCAGAGTTTGAAGTGGGGCGCCCTGTAATCCGCGAAGTCCTGCAACGGCTGGAGCGGGATGGGTGGCTGACTATCCGTCACAACCAGCGCGCCACGGTGAATGACTATTGGAAGGAAGGAAACCTCATGACGATCGTCCATATTCTGAACGAAGAAGACGCAATCCCAAATGCCTTTATCAACCACCTTCTGGAGCTTCGCAAGGACCTTTCACCATCATATGTAAAAGGGGCTGTTTCACATAAACCGTTAGAAGTTATCTCTCTTATAAAAGAAAGCGAGATTGTACCAGATGACCCGCAAGCCTTTGCGGAATATGATTGGTACCTCCAAAGAGGTTTGGCTGCAGCTGCACCGAACCCAATCTATCTATTGATTTTAAACAGTTTCCAGCACCTTTATATTAAAATGGCAGCCTATTACTTTGCAGAATCTGTTTATCGGGATGCCTCGAGAACCTATTATGAGAAACTCATGGAAGCGGCTCTGGAAAAAGACGGTGAAAAAGCCAAACAGGTTGTACAAGAGATGATGGAGCAAAGCATACAGATGTGGAAGGAACAAACAGCTATAAAATAA